CAGAGCCGCCGAGAAGGGACTGCTCTCGATCGAAGCGGTAAATATCCGGGATTATACGATCAATAAACATAAAAAAGTAGATGATTATCCATATGGCGGTGGGGCTGGAATGTTGATGCAGGCGCAGCCTGTTTATGATGCCTGGAAATCGATCGTTGATAAGATTGGTGCAAAACCGCGTACTATTTACCTTACACCACAGGGACCGACTTTTACCCAGCAGGCTGCAAAGTCGTTTGCGAAGGAGGAGAATCTGATTTTTCTGTGTGGACATTATGAGGGAATTGATGAGCGCGTCTTAGAGGAGATCGTGACGGATTATGTTTCGATCGGTGACTATGTACTGACGGGAGGCGAACTTCCGGCGATGGTCATGGTGGATGCGATTTCCCGCATGGTACCTGGAGTGCTGACAAACGATGAATCCGGTTCTACGGAGTCGTTTGAGGGAGATCTGTTAGAGTATCCGCAGTATAGCCGGCCGGAGGAGTGGATGGGTAAAAAAGTTCCGCCGGTACTCTTGTCAGGCAATCATAAACTTGTAGACGAGTGGCGCAGGGAGCAATCTATTATAAGGACGAAAGAAAGAAGACCGGATCTGTTTGCAAGGGCAGTGCTGACAGAAAAGGAACAGAAAAAGTGGAGACCATAAATGAGCCGTTGCAAACGGCTCATTTTATGTTATAATAGGTTAGCTGAATCTAACGATAAGTAGGGGAGACTATCGGATGACAGACAAAAGAAAACATGAAAAAGAAGATTATTTAAAGGCGATGTATCTGTTAAAGCGGAGAAAGGATCAGGTTACGAGATCAGATCTGGAACGTTATTTTGAGGCATCAGCAAACAAAGTTAACCGTGTTGTGGATAGTCTTTTAGAAGAGGGGTATTTATACAGGGATGATAAACGCCATATATATCTTACGGCAATTGGTATAAACAAAGGAAAGGAATATCTGGAAAAATATCGTATTCTTACGGAGTTTTTAATGATGATATCCGGGATTGACCAGCAGTCGGCAGAACGGAATGCGAAAGAAATTGAATATGTGATCGATGGTGAGGTTTATATGGGGATTCGGATGTTTTTGAAAAACCGTCATGTTTTTTCATATTCTATGAGTGGAAATGATTTAAATTTTCTTTTCCCATACGGAGAGAGGGAGATGCCGATTGCAATTTATACCAAAGAGAGCAGATGTCCAAGGACACTGGCAAAGGAATATAAGGTGTTTAAGAAGAAAGTAAAAGTGAAAATCTGTGATGAGAGTTATCTTTACCTGGAGTTAGAGCAGAAAAGGAATGAACCAAAGGTCTTTTATTATTATGGGGAAGAATGGCGTGTGGCAAAAAGACAGGATGGAAGATATGCAATATTAACGGAGGCGCTTGAATGTAATGTGCAGCGGAGCGACCTGATATCAGAAGGAACCGTTGCATTGATCGTTCAGATGAAAGATGAGGAACCGAAAGAGGATGATATCTGTATCCTTACCGTTTCCCTGATCTGATCGTGAAAATGGCTGTGTAATTGCGAAAAAGGAGTTTACAGGAAATGTTTATCAGTGAAATTGAAGAGTGCAGACCAACAATGTTTCAACTGCAATGTCTGAAAAGATTAAGAAAACAGCAGCAGGATGGGGCAGGCTGTAATGAAGCGGAAATTGCAAGGAGTCTTTCTGTGAATCGATCTACGGTCTCAAGATGTTTAAAACGCAGCGTGGAACTTGGTATTCTGACGGAAAATGGATATGAATTTACGAAAAAAGGAAATGAAGTTTTAGAATATTATCTGGATGTAGAAAAGGAATTAATTTATTATTTTGAGCGGATCGGTGTGGAAAAGGAGGCACGTTATCAGGCGGTAGCAGGAATGCTTGATGCAGTTGATATCAAAACGATCCAGACAATATGCCAGAGAGAAAAAATGCATTTGCAGTATGAAAATATCGGGCAGAAAAATCTGGGGCAGATGCTGGATGATCCACAGGAAAATGCAGGAGTGGTACTGCCATATGGTACATATGAGGTTGATTTTTCTATTTACCGGCAGGGCAGGGAATGTAAGAAACTTTCCATGGCAGATCGTGGATTTGAAAAACCGGCAAAGTTATATGTGTGTCAAAAAGAGTCATGTCTCGAACTTTGTATCAGGGAGGTTACTGCATATTCGGGCAACAATCATCGGATGCTGCTGCACGGCCATTTGCAGACAATCAAATGTAAGTGCAGGGATGATGGATTGAAAAAATTGCCGATTGAGAATGGTATTGTGCGGATACCATTTGATGAGATCTGTTTAGAATCGCTTCCGAATGGAAAAATAACCGGTCAGATACAACTGACGATGACATGCAGTGTCGGTGTTTTACATATGCCGGAAAGTATTGCTACACTGGTTCTTAGAATGTAGCAAACTTCCTGCAGAACATTGAAATAAGATAAATTGAAATAGGGGAACGATATATTTATTTAAAACTTGTCAAAAACACTACAATTGTGATAATATATATTCATATGAAAAATCCGTTCGGACATTCTATTGTCCGGACAAGGCTCTTATCATGGAGCACACTCATATTTTAAATCCGGCGTTTCGCCAAAATTTCAACAATAAAGATCGTGAAATGAATCAAAAAAGTAAAAAATCAAAATTCAAAATGAAAAAGAAGGAGTAGAGGAGACTGCCTATGGCAAAAGAAGAAAAACAAGTACGTGCATCTTACCTTGAAGCGACAGGACGCATTGATTATGGAATGACCAATGATTACATGTTCCGTGCAATATTACAGAGAAATGAAAAAGTATTAAAGGGACTGATCTGCTCTCTGTTACATTTAAAACCAGAAGAAATAACATCAGTCAGGATCACGAATCCGATCGAACCTGGGGACAATTATGATGCAAAAGAGTTCATACTGGATATTGTGGTACTGTTGAATGATACCACACTGATCAATCTGGAAATGCAGATGGAGAATGAATTGAACTGGGAAGACCGTTCCTTAAGTTATCTGTGCCGCTCTTACGACCAGCTTTGCCGGGGAGAGGAATATACAATGGCAAAACCGGTGATACATATCGGATTTCTAAACTTTCCACCATTTGCAGGAAGCCGGGAATTTAATGCATCCTATAAACTTATGAATGTAAAAAATCATCGTATATATAGTGACAAATTTATTTTGAATGTGATAGACTTAACACAGATAGAACAGGCAACTGCGGAGGATAAAGCCAGCCGAATAGACTACTGGGGGAAGCTGTTCACCGCAACCACATGGGAGGAGATCAGAATGCTTGCAAAGAAAAGTAAAACAATGGAAGAAGCATCCAAAGCATTATATGAATTAAATGCAGATGAGATCACACGCCAGAAATGCCGCGCAAGGGATGACTATTACAGACTGCAGAACACGATAAACAAAAAGATGGAAGAACTTACGGAAGAAAATCAAAGCCTGACAGCCGAGAAAGAAAGCCTGACAGCGAAAAACCAGAATTTGACAGCAGAGAAAGAAAAACTGGAGTTAGAGAAGCAGGCTTTGGAAAAACTTCTTACCGAACATGGAATCTCATATCCTGTGCACACAGATGAAGTACTTTGATTTCATAAAACAAAAGTTTATACCACAGTAACACCATCTGTATCAAGGAAGAACTGCATAACCGATACAGGTGGTGCCAACATTTAATGATAAGATTTTCTCAACACATCAAAAAACGTTGCATGTCTGCAACACACAATTTCCCCAATAAAAACAAGCTATACAAGGAAAACGGAATAAAAAAACAGAGATAAAATTGTAAACTTTCCACCAAAAACACCTTGAGTTTCCGCAAAATGTAATCAAAACATGATTACATCTTCCCAAAGCACCAATCTGTCAGTTTTTTTGATATTTTAGATTGACAGTTCTATGAGTAGAGGCACTTTAATAAGCCCCACCGGAATCGGGCTTTGGGAGATGTATTCTTTTATCTATCTAAGCGGTCAGCTTAAGGCAGAGTTGACGATATGCCGGACGTTTTGTCCGAAACCACAGCCTGACGCCTTCTTTTGCATATGATAGTATGCCGGAGATACCTTTGGCTAACCGGTAATAGCAGAAATGTACTTTTTCCTTTACAGGGTCTGCTTTTTGTATGATTGCAACCTTTAGGGCATGCGTTTCTGGTTTCATGGACATATGTGCCAGAAATGCCATGCACAGGGTAATATAAAAATTCAGGGCATTGATTGCAGCGAGCTTCCTCACACGGAAGTTTTCAAACTGAAACATCTGCTTCTTACAGCGGAAATATTCCTCAATGCGCCATCTGGAAAAGTAAGTCAGGGCGATATTTACCACGTCTTCTTTGGATTTGATTTTCTTATTGGTTGCAAGCATCATGGGATGTTCTGTAATGCCGTAAACCAGTACGAGATAAATATCTTTCTTTGAAGCGGTAATCTGTACTTTCACATGAGAAAGATAGGCATCATGCTTTTTACCCTTGTATGTCAGGGCAGTTTTAATCTTACCCTTTCTCTGATTACGAAGCTGTGTGGCAGGAACCCATTTTCCATGGAAGAAGAGTTTCCTTTTGGCAGTAAGACGGATGACATAGTCCTGTTCCAGTTCATCAAGTTTCAGAAACATCTTGTTGTCATCGTAGCCTCTGTCCATGGCAAAGGTTGCTTTGCCAAAGAGAGCTGCACCACGTTCCATTGCAGAAAAAGTAACATCATTTATAGAGGTAAAATGTTTTTCTTTTGAAGAATGAATTTCTGAAAAAATACTGACAGGATGATTATTTTTAGTGAGAACACAGGCTTCTGTTACATGATATCCTTTTTCATAAACTGTTTTGGAAGCAGTACTTTTAGAGCCATCTCTGACAAGTCCGAGAGCTTCAAATTTGTAACCATCAGGCTTTACAACATCGCTGTCATCAATGTGTATGACAGGTTCTTGCGGAGCCCATTTACGGATGGCAGTAAGATAAGATTTAAGCGTGGTGGAGGAAATGCCATTGTTTAAATGTCTGGTCAGCCGTTCAACAGAATTGACCTTTTTGGAATCTTCGTGAAGCTGATCCACAACATCGGTTAAAAGACAGCTTCTGGAGGCAAGCATACCATAAGTCATCTCGGCAGAAAACTTTTTGTCCGGCTTGGACAGGTGTTTTGAAATTTTATTTGAAAAAGTTAAAATTTCCCGTTTCAAAGTATAAGTATTTGTTGTAGAATTAAGCATAAGGAGTCCTCCTGATTTTTGTTTAGTATCTTTTTGATTAGACACCTTAATTTTACTACAAAACAGGAAAGGATTCCTTATATTTTGGGCATTTTTTGAAAGTTGTTTATGACGATGATTATGAAAACGGGGCTTTGTGGATAAAAGTACGGAAACTCAAGTAAAAAATATCTTTACAATCACAAATTTATGTGATAAGATATAATAGTTGTGAGTAAAAATAGATGGTCCTCTGTTACGAATTCGCGTATTAAGAACATCCAAATTATCAGGAGGTCACAAAATGAACGCAAGTGAAATCATTAAGAACATTGAAACAGCACAGTTAAAAGCAGAAGTACCGGAGTTCCGTGTTGGTGATACTGTAAAAGTTTACGGTAAGATCAAAGAGGGTAACCGTGAGAGAATCCAGGTATTCGAGGGTACTGTACTTAAAAAACAGGGTGGAAGCAACCGTGAGACATTTACTGTAAGAAAAATCTCTAACGGTGTCGGCGTAGAAAAAACATGGCCGTTACATTCTCCGAACGTTGAGAAAGTAGAAGTAGTTCGTCAGGGTAAAGTAAGACGTGCTAAATTATTCTACTTAAGAGATCGCGTTGGTAAGAAAGCAAAAGTAAAAGAGTTAGTAAAATAGTAGATGTAAAAGAAAAGCTGCAGTGGAAACACTGCAGTTTTTTAATTTTTCGGACGTGCACTGCGGACTAAAGTACTTATGGTACAATAAGTAACATGAACTTCTGCATCGGTCAAAGGGATCGCTTTCCGGTCTTTCATGGGCTGGTTTAAGGGTGTTGCGATACTGGTGGAAAAACATAACAATGAGGAGTTCCGGACCAGTTCCTCAAACTCAAATTCATCTGTCTGTATCAGAAAACGTGATGCAGGCATTTTTTGTTTTACCAGTTCAGTCCAGAAACCGATCTGGTCACGGAGAAGGCAGTTAAAGCCATTGAGCTGCGTGAGACTTAACTCGGCGTTATCTATAAAAACGATTTCTTCAACATTCCGGTACTCAAAGAAATCGGAACAAAATATGGAAAGAGTGTAGCTCAGGTAGCACTCCGCTTCCTGCTTCAGAATGGGGTAGTTGTCATCCCGAAATCTACCCACGAAGAAAGAATGCAGGAAAACTTCAATGTGTTTGATTTTTCACTGACCGATGAGGAAATGAAGCAGATCGAAGCACTTGATACAGGAGAAAGTTTATTCTTTTCACATTATTCACCGGAAACCGTGGAATGGTTTATGAGTATTGTATAGATAACAGGCTTGTAAAAGCGTATTGCAGTTTATGGAAGCTGCAATACGCTTTTCGTGTATAATAGGGAAAAATCGTCGCATTATGGAACATCAATAATTCCAATGAAAATAGCATTTACTTCTTTATAGTGCTGTGGTAAAGTATTTAAAGATATATTATAAATACACTTCTTTCAGTGGGATTTGTGTGATCTGCAACAACAGAAATGTATACGAATGGAGATAGAATTATGGTTTCAAAAAGAATACAAAAGGCTTTACTCGGAAATTCTGCGATCCGTGCAATGTTTGTAGAAGGAAAAGCAATGGCAGAAAAATATGGTGCAGAGAATGTCTATGATTTTTCTCTTGGCAATCCAGCAACACCGGCTCCGGCAGCGTTAAATAACAGTATCCGTGATCTGTTAGACGAGGCAGATAAAAAAGGTGCATCAGGTTCTCTGGAATTACACGGATATATGGAAAATGCCGGCTATAAAGATGTGCGTGAAGCGATCGCAGAGAACTTAAACAAACGTTTTGGTACTGCATTTGATGGTCAAAATATTGTAATGACAGTCGGTGCAGCAGGCGGTCTTAATATAATTTTTAAGACAATTTTAGATCCGGGAGATGAGGTGATCGTGTTTGCACCATTTTTCGGTGAGTATCGTCAGTATGCAGCTAATTTTGATGCGGATATTGTAACGGTAAATCCGGATCTTCGGACATTTCAGCCGGATTTAGCTGACTTTGCGGCAAAGATCACAGGAAAAACAAAGGCACTTATCGTCAATACACCAAATAATCCGACAGGTGTGATTTACAAACCTGAGACGATGCAGGCAATCGCTGCTATCTTAGAAAAGAAACAGGAAGAATACGGACATGACATTTATCTGATATCAGATGAGCCTTATCGTGAGCTGGTTTATGATGGAAATAAAGAAGATTTTCTGACAAAATATTATAAAAATACGATCGTTGGATATTCTTTCAGCAAATCATTATCACTGCCGGGAGAACGTATCGGTTATGTGGTAGTTCCAAATGAGGCATCTGATGCCGAAGATCTGATACGCGGTATTGAGATATCAAACCGTACGCTTGGATTTGTCAATGCACCATCTTTGATCCAGAAAGCAGTTGCAAGATGTTTAGATGAAAAAACAGATGTTTCTTTTTATGATGAAAACCGAAAGATGTTATACGATGGCTTAACGAATCTTGGCTTTACCTGTATCAAGCCGGAAGGAGCATTTTACCTGTGGGTGAAATCTCCGGTCGCCAATGAAGAAGAGTTTGTAGAAGAGGGCAAAAAGCTGCATCTTCTGATGGTAAAAGGAAGTGCATTTGGATGTGGCGGATTTGTACGCCTTGCTTATTGTGTTTCTCATGAGACAATCAAAAATTCACTTCCTGCATTTGCAAAATTAGCAGAAGTGTATGGACTGAATTAGTAGGAGGCATAGAATGGGTAACTGGGAATCTTATGTAAGAAAAGTAGTACCTTATGTTCCGGGAGAGCAGCCACAGGAACAGCGTATGATCAAATTAAATACAAATGAAAATCCGTATCCACCGGCACCAGGAGTGATCCGTGCACTGAAAGAGTTCGATACAGACCGGCTCAGATTATATCCGGAGCCGGCCTGTAAAGTTCTTGTCGATGCGATCGCAGAGTATTATGGTTTAAAGAGCAGTCAGGTTTTTGTGGGTGTTGGATCTGATGATGTACTTGCAATGATCTTTATGACGTTCTTTAATTCTAAAACACCGATCTGGTTTCCGGATATTACGTATTCGTTTTATGATGTGTGGGCAGATATGCTTCGGATACCATATGAGGTAAAAACGTTAGACGATAATTTCCAGATCGTAAAAGAAGATTATTATGGCGAAAATGGAGGCGTAGTTTTTCCAAATCCAAATGCACCGACAGGAATTTTAATGCCACTTTCAGAAATTGAGGATATCATAAAGCATAATCAGGATGTGATTGTGGTTGTGGATGAGGCATATATCGATTTTGGAGGGGAGAGTACACTTCCTCTGATTGAGAAATATGATAATTTGCTGGTGGTCCAGACTTTTTCAAAGTCACGTTCCATGGCAGGCATGCGTATCGGCTATGCAATGGGAAATGAAAAACTTATTAAATATATTAATGATGTGAAGTACTCATTTAATTCCTATACGATGAATCAGACAGCACTTGCACTTGGTGTGGAAGCAATAAAGGACAAGGACTACTTCGAAGAGACCAGACAGCGTGTAATAGCGACCCGTGAATGGACAAAGAAAGAGCTTGCAAAACTTGGTTTTTCATTTGGAGATTCCATGAGTAATTTTATCTTTGCAACACATGAGCGTGTGCCGGCAAAAGAATTGTTTGAGGCTTTGAAAAAAGAACATATTTTTGTGCGGTATTTTTCAAAAGAACGAATCAGCAATTATCTGAGGATCAGTATCGGAACAAAAGAAGAGATGGAAGAACTGATTCGTTTCCTGAAAAATCATCTGCAGAGATGAAACCGGACGTTAATTGAATGGAGGAAAAGTATCATATCCCGTATTTTCAAGTGGCAGAATAGACATTTGTTTTTGAACCATGCGGTTTGATCCAAAATGGAAGAGGACAAAACCGCATGAGATACAGATCACTCCTGTGGCAAAATAAAGGATGAAAAAGAGTGCACTGCTGCCGGTTGGTAAAATGCTGCTTATGACGGTTCCCCAGAAGTTAAATAACATGTGAAACAGGATAGACTGATAAATACTGCCACCTCTTTCACAGATGTAACCCAGAATCATACCGAGGAAAAATGCATAGATTCCCTGTATCATATTCATGTGGAAAACTCCGAATAAAAGTGCCTGCATGATGTTTGCTGCCCAGAACGGAAATACTTTTTTTGCCTGATGCATGGTAACACCGCGAAAGAGAAGTTCTTCACCGATTGGGGCAAGCAGGACGGAGTAAAAGAACATGGATACGGTCAGCCCATTTGTCATTCCTGCAGTGTCCATAAGTTTTTCATAGGCTTTCATCCACTGTGGAAACAAAGATGCCAGGAAAGAGACCAGATAGGTCGACAGACACTGTGTACCAGGTACTAAAAGGATGATCCCAATAACGGAAAGCGGATGGAAAATCTTTCCCGGGTGAACCAGATAAATCCCATGATATCCGGCATGGTACCATAGACCGAATGCTCCGATACAGAGCAGGGAAAATACGATCATGATCATGGTATTTACGCGCGTTGAGGACCAAAGGTTTAAAGTATTGTTCCAAAGCTCTGTATAGACATGGCTGGAAGAAAAAATATAGCGGATATGTTCATAAAACAGGGCTACTCCCATTACAAAAAACATGGCAAGGTACTGGAATGCTATCGCAAGCAAAAATGGTATAAAAGTAAAGAAAAATGAGCCTATTTTTTTCATGTGGAATGCTCCTTTACAGGGTAAAATATTTGTTGGTAAAAAATATTATAGCAAACATATGTTTGAAAATCAATAGAAAAGAAATAAAAATCAGAACAAATGTTCTGATTTTGTAAACCGATATATTTCATTGCATTTACATGGAGAAAATGATATAATAACGATCTGCGAAAAAAATAAAATAACAAAAATATCTATTTACTTTAAAACTTTAATATGCTAAAATGCAACATAGATGTATAGCGCACATAGCGTGCAATCAATAAAAAAGGAGAAAGGATTATGAGCAAGAAACTTAGGACAGAGGCAGTGGATCATCTGTTTGATGCTATTTTAAGCCTCCAGAACAAGGAAGAATGTTATACATTTTTTGAAGATGTATGTACTGTGAATGAGCTGCTTTCTTTATCACAGAGATTTGAAGTTGCGAAGATGCTTAGAGATCAGAAGACATATCTTGATATCGCAGAAAAGACCGGTGCTTCCACTGCAACGATCAGTCGTGTAAACCGTTCATTGAATTATGGCAATGACGGATATGATATGGTTTTCTCAAGACTTCAGGAAAAAGATAAAGAATAGAAATAAAAAGAACCGCTATTCTGGCAGACAGGTGTATATGCAAATATATGATCATCTGTCTTATCAGAAATAGCGGTTCTTCTATTATTTTTTGGATGGTTTTGTGTCCGGATCTTTTGAAGCCATCTGGTCGATCATTTTTTCAATCAGAGTTTTTTTGATGTATACGTCATAACTGAGCATACAGATAAAACTGAACGTATGCAAAAGATCGGCTTCTTCTTCCGATGCATCCGGGAATGTTTTCATGGAAGTGTTGAATTTCTTTGCAAGATCTTTCATGAGGTTCTGTGTTTCCGGATGTTCTAAACTGAAAACTTCTTTATAGATATCTTCGAGACTGTAGTGCTCGTCATTGCCGAAGTATTTTTCTGTGATCGGATTTAAAATCCCCTGGATATCGCTGATACTTAAAATACTCTTCAGATAATAAATAAAGATCAGAACCAGTACATGTTCTTTGGTATATTTCTTCTTTTCCGGTGGAGGAAGAAGGTTGTTTTTTGCATAATTGTTGATCATTGTCTTAGTCAGGATTTTGTCGTCATCATGACGCTTGGAAGCTGCAAGCTGTGAATCCATAAATGTGGTTACCTGATCCATATATAAATCAATATTCGGAATATCTTCCGGTTTGACGTAATCAATCTGCTGTAAGGAATCTAAGATTGAACGTAAAAATTGTTTCGTATCCATATTTGTGTCACCTCTTATCACATTATATAGTAATGAAAACTAGATGACAAGATATAAATGAAAAAATAATTTAACAAAATAATTCAAGATAGGTTTTATTGCACGAAAAGTACATGTTATAGTATAATAGCAATCAATGAAAGAAAAGGAAAATAATAAATATGAGTATATACGATACACTGAATGAACAGCAGAGGGAAGCAGTATATCAGACGGAGGGACCGGTGCTGATCTTAGCGGGAGCAGGTTCCGGGAAAACGCGTGTGCTGACACACCGTACTGCTTATTTAATAGAAGAAAAGGGAGTTAATCCCTATCATATCATGGCGATCACTTTTACCAACAAGGCAGCTGGGGAGATGCGGGAGCGGATTGATAAAATTGTTGGATTCGGTTCGGAAAGTATCTGGGTATCGACCTTTCATTCAAGTTGTGTGAGAATCCTGCGCCGTCATATTGACCGGATCGGATTTGATACCAATTTTACGATCTACGATGCGGATGATTCAAAATCCCTGATGAAAGATATCTGTAAGCGTTTAGAGATCGATACTAAGATTTATAAAGAGAAAAGTTTTTTAGCAGCAATCTCGTCAGCGAAAGACGAACTGATCACACCGACAGAACTGATGCAGCGTGCACTGACATCTTCTGATTATGCAAAACGCAGACAGGCGGAGGTATACCGGGAGTATCAGGATGCATTACATAAGAACAATGCGCTTGATTTCGATGATCTGATCATGAAAACGGTAGAACTTTTACAGTCGGATCCTGAAGTGAAAAATTATTATCAGGAGCGTTTCCATTATATTATGGTAGACGAGTATCAGGATACCAATACAGCACAGTTTGAACTGATCCGTCTTCTGGCGGGAAAGTATCAGAATCTTTGTGTAGTAGGTGATGATGACCAGTCTATTTATAAGTTCCGTGGGGCGAATATTTATAATATTTTAAATTTTGAAAAACATTTTCCAGATGCAAAAACAATCAAATTAGAGCAGAATTACCGTTCCACCCAGAATATTTTAAATGCAGCAAACAGCGTGATCGCAAACAATGTCGGCAGAAAATCAAAGACACTCTGGACTGCAAATGAAGAAGGTAAGAAGATTGATTTTGAACAGTTTAATACCGGTTATGAGGAAGCTGATTTTATCGCATGTGATATTGCAGGTGATGTAAAGAACGGAGCTTATCATTATGGGGATCATGCTGTTTTATACCGTACAAATGCGCAGTCACG
The Roseburia rectibacter DNA segment above includes these coding regions:
- the trmD gene encoding tRNA (guanosine(37)-N1)-methyltransferase TrmD is translated as MNFYILTLFPDMVMQGLNTSIIGRAAEKGLLSIEAVNIRDYTINKHKKVDDYPYGGGAGMLMQAQPVYDAWKSIVDKIGAKPRTIYLTPQGPTFTQQAAKSFAKEENLIFLCGHYEGIDERVLEEIVTDYVSIGDYVLTGGELPAMVMVDAISRMVPGVLTNDESGSTESFEGDLLEYPQYSRPEEWMGKKVPPVLLSGNHKLVDEWRREQSIIRTKERRPDLFARAVLTEKEQKKWRP
- a CDS encoding metal-dependent transcriptional regulator; amino-acid sequence: MTDKRKHEKEDYLKAMYLLKRRKDQVTRSDLERYFEASANKVNRVVDSLLEEGYLYRDDKRHIYLTAIGINKGKEYLEKYRILTEFLMMISGIDQQSAERNAKEIEYVIDGEVYMGIRMFLKNRHVFSYSMSGNDLNFLFPYGEREMPIAIYTKESRCPRTLAKEYKVFKKKVKVKICDESYLYLELEQKRNEPKVFYYYGEEWRVAKRQDGRYAILTEALECNVQRSDLISEGTVALIVQMKDEEPKEDDICILTVSLI
- a CDS encoding iron transport-associated domain protein produces the protein MFISEIEECRPTMFQLQCLKRLRKQQQDGAGCNEAEIARSLSVNRSTVSRCLKRSVELGILTENGYEFTKKGNEVLEYYLDVEKELIYYFERIGVEKEARYQAVAGMLDAVDIKTIQTICQREKMHLQYENIGQKNLGQMLDDPQENAGVVLPYGTYEVDFSIYRQGRECKKLSMADRGFEKPAKLYVCQKESCLELCIREVTAYSGNNHRMLLHGHLQTIKCKCRDDGLKKLPIENGIVRIPFDEICLESLPNGKITGQIQLTMTCSVGVLHMPESIATLVLRM
- a CDS encoding Rpn family recombination-promoting nuclease/putative transposase — its product is MAKEEKQVRASYLEATGRIDYGMTNDYMFRAILQRNEKVLKGLICSLLHLKPEEITSVRITNPIEPGDNYDAKEFILDIVVLLNDTTLINLEMQMENELNWEDRSLSYLCRSYDQLCRGEEYTMAKPVIHIGFLNFPPFAGSREFNASYKLMNVKNHRIYSDKFILNVIDLTQIEQATAEDKASRIDYWGKLFTATTWEEIRMLAKKSKTMEEASKALYELNADEITRQKCRARDDYYRLQNTINKKMEELTEENQSLTAEKESLTAKNQNLTAEKEKLELEKQALEKLLTEHGISYPVHTDEVL
- a CDS encoding transposase — protein: MLNSTTNTYTLKREILTFSNKISKHLSKPDKKFSAEMTYGMLASRSCLLTDVVDQLHEDSKKVNSVERLTRHLNNGISSTTLKSYLTAIRKWAPQEPVIHIDDSDVVKPDGYKFEALGLVRDGSKSTASKTVYEKGYHVTEACVLTKNNHPVSIFSEIHSSKEKHFTSINDVTFSAMERGAALFGKATFAMDRGYDDNKMFLKLDELEQDYVIRLTAKRKLFFHGKWVPATQLRNQRKGKIKTALTYKGKKHDAYLSHVKVQITASKKDIYLVLVYGITEHPMMLATNKKIKSKEDVVNIALTYFSRWRIEEYFRCKKQMFQFENFRVRKLAAINALNFYITLCMAFLAHMSMKPETHALKVAIIQKADPVKEKVHFCYYRLAKGISGILSYAKEGVRLWFRTKRPAYRQLCLKLTA
- the rplS gene encoding 50S ribosomal protein L19; translation: MNASEIIKNIETAQLKAEVPEFRVGDTVKVYGKIKEGNRERIQVFEGTVLKKQGGSNRETFTVRKISNGVGVEKTWPLHSPNVEKVEVVRQGKVRRAKLFYLRDRVGKKAKVKELVK
- a CDS encoding aldo/keto reductase — protein: MGTKYGKSVAQVALRFLLQNGVVVIPKSTHEERMQENFNVFDFSLTDEEMKQIEALDTGESLFFSHYSPETVEWFMSIV
- a CDS encoding pyridoxal phosphate-dependent aminotransferase, producing MVSKRIQKALLGNSAIRAMFVEGKAMAEKYGAENVYDFSLGNPATPAPAALNNSIRDLLDEADKKGASGSLELHGYMENAGYKDVREAIAENLNKRFGTAFDGQNIVMTVGAAGGLNIIFKTILDPGDEVIVFAPFFGEYRQYAANFDADIVTVNPDLRTFQPDLADFAAKITGKTKALIVNTPNNPTGVIYKPETMQAIAAILEKKQEEYGHDIYLISDEPYRELVYDGNKEDFLTKYYKNTIVGYSFSKSLSLPGERIGYVVVPNEASDAEDLIRGIEISNRTLGFVNAPSLIQKAVARCLDEKTDVSFYDENRKMLYDGLTNLGFTCIKPEGAFYLWVKSPVANEEEFVEEGKKLHLLMVKGSAFGCGGFVRLAYCVSHETIKNSLPAFAKLAEVYGLN
- the hisC gene encoding histidinol-phosphate transaminase, with product MGNWESYVRKVVPYVPGEQPQEQRMIKLNTNENPYPPAPGVIRALKEFDTDRLRLYPEPACKVLVDAIAEYYGLKSSQVFVGVGSDDVLAMIFMTFFNSKTPIWFPDITYSFYDVWADMLRIPYEVKTLDDNFQIVKEDYYGENGGVVFPNPNAPTGILMPLSEIEDIIKHNQDVIVVVDEAYIDFGGESTLPLIEKYDNLLVVQTFSKSRSMAGMRIGYAMGNEKLIKYINDVKYSFNSYTMNQTALALGVEAIKDKDYFEETRQRVIATREWTKKELAKLGFSFGDSMSNFIFATHERVPAKELFEALKKEHIFVRYFSKERISNYLRISIGTKEEMEELIRFLKNHLQR
- a CDS encoding type II CAAX endopeptidase family protein, with protein sequence MKKIGSFFFTFIPFLLAIAFQYLAMFFVMGVALFYEHIRYIFSSSHVYTELWNNTLNLWSSTRVNTMIMIVFSLLCIGAFGLWYHAGYHGIYLVHPGKIFHPLSVIGIILLVPGTQCLSTYLVSFLASLFPQWMKAYEKLMDTAGMTNGLTVSMFFYSVLLAPIGEELLFRGVTMHQAKKVFPFWAANIMQALLFGVFHMNMIQGIYAFFLGMILGYICERGGSIYQSILFHMLFNFWGTVISSILPTGSSALFFILYFATGVICISCGFVLFHFGSNRMVQKQMSILPLENTGYDTFPPFN
- a CDS encoding YerC/YecD family TrpR-related protein, translated to MSKKLRTEAVDHLFDAILSLQNKEECYTFFEDVCTVNELLSLSQRFEVAKMLRDQKTYLDIAEKTGASTATISRVNRSLNYGNDGYDMVFSRLQEKDKE